In Aegilops tauschii subsp. strangulata cultivar AL8/78 chromosome 3, Aet v6.0, whole genome shotgun sequence, one genomic interval encodes:
- the LOC109746615 gene encoding protein CANDIDATE G-PROTEIN COUPLED RECEPTOR 7, producing MAPADAARRLLLLLAVAGAVLRPAAAEIKQESFKDDSRGTILFEKFGFSHRGSVSIALTGAKAVSKLAKPDPAQLGFFLLSDEALFEAIYEQPPPTDLNPNPDPNTGCVLASRYVIPLFTFAELDASGNCNKTFPVSHPDEYSLFFANCAPETAVTMEVRTDMYNTNPDGSKDYLSVGQAPVPTIYAFFALGYVAFLAGWLYLTLYHNRLSAHRIHHLMSCLLLARMLYCISAAEDQHYIRVAGSSHGWDVMFYLFQLVKGVILFAVIALIGTGWSFLKPFLQDKEKKVLMVVIPLQVAANIAAAVVGETGQYLQAWVTWNQIFLFVDVACCCAVLFPVVWSMRSLRESSKTDGKAARTLAKLTLFRQFYVVVIGYLYFTRIIVYALKTITNYKYRWVSVAAEEVATMAFYMFMFYMFKPAERNQYFALDDDEEEAAEMALREEEFEL from the coding sequence ATGGCGCCCGCCGATGCCGCGCGccgcctgctcctcctcctcgcggTGGCCGGGGCCGTCCTCCGCCCGGCCGCGGCGGAGATCAAGCAGGAGTCCTTCAAGGACGACTCCCGCGGGACCATCCTCTTCGAGAAGTTCGGCTTCTCGCACCGCGGGTCCGTCTCCATCGCGCTCACCGGCGCCAAGGCCGTCTCCAAGCTCGCCAAGCCGGACCCCGCGCAGCTtggcttcttcctcctctccgacGAGGCCCTCTTCGAGGCCATCTACGAGCAGCCGCCGCCCACGGATCTgaaccccaaccccgaccccaaCACGGGCTGCGTCCTCGCCAGCCGCTACGTCATCCCGCTCTTCACCTTCGCCGAACTCGACGCCAGCGGCAACTGCAACAAGACCTTCCCCGTCTCCCACCCCGACGAGTACAGCCTCTTCTTCGCCAACTGCGCGCCCGAGACCGCCGTCACCATGGAGGTACGCACCGACATGTACAACACCAACCCGGACGGCTCCAAGGACTACCTCTCCGTCGGCCAGGCCCCCGTCCCGACGATCTACGCCTTCTTCGCGCTCGGCTACGTCGCCTTCCTGGCCGGCTGGCTCTACCTCACCCTCTACCACAACCGCCTCTCGGCGCACCGCATCCACCACCTCATGTCCTGCCTGCTCCTCGCCCGTATGCTCTACTGCATCTCGGCCGCTGAGGACCAGCACTACATCCGCGTCGCCGGATCTTCGCATGGGTGGGACGTGATGTTCTATCTGTTCCAGCTTGTTAAGGGTGTGATCTTGTTCGCCGTGATCGCGCTGATTGGTACCGGCTGGTCGTTCCTCAAGCCCTTCCTGCAGGACAAGGAGAAGAAGGTGCTCATGGTGGTGATCCCGTTGCAGGTTGCAGCTAACATTGCTGCAGCCGTCGTTGGTGAGACCGGGCAGTACTTGCAAGCATGGGTGACATGGAACCAGATCTTCTTGTTTGTTGATGTGGCCTGCTGCTGCGCGGTGCTCTTCCCAGTTGTGTGGTCGATGCGTTCGCTGCGCGAGTCATCCAAGACAGACGGCAAGGCTGCACGAACCCTTGCCAAGCTCACGCTCTTCCGCCAGTTCTACGTCGTTGTGATTGGATACTTGTACTTCACAAGGATCATTGTCTACGCGCTCAAGACAATCACCAACTACAAGTACAGATGGGTGAGTGTCGCGGCAGAGGAGGTGGCCACCATGGCATTCTACATGTTCATGTTCTACATGTTCAAGCCGGCTGAGAGGAACCAGTACTTTGCTCTGgatgacgatgaggaggaggcTGCGGAGATGGCTCTCCGTGAGGAGGAGTTCGAGCTCTAG
- the LOC109746613 gene encoding uncharacterized protein, translating into MPRPAVALGHSAFALPSRLAISPFSLLLRCFPKQLPRRGVDPVRSRGGATPAACALRHSASAAAATKLHGWAPSRELCGRRRRTAPGTEEEEQKCRICRHPAEPERPLRHPCACRGNIRFVHDDYQLRWLSTTRQRRCEVCGQEISIRPIHGVGASALAKLASLIVSLLCLILTVKVALELTSLYLWRLALARSRAEAFRLLSARPFEPPVLAQLALRAERVFHAKYGGRRSRCQVAVLRLLQFSVAVTMVDMVLACTSAFIPFTLGRIILLRTGEFDSFAATSSVLLVGYGFIFSLALGATFAWLLHTTGGVFPRLARGFRALCRLPELAWDFCVYDLDKYVVDEPIVIGQRLEDVADGR; encoded by the exons ATGCCCCGTCCGGCCGTCGCGCTCGGGCATTCGGCGTTCGCTCTACCCAGCAGGCTGGCAATCTCCCCCTTCAGTCTCCTTCTTCGTTGCTTCCCCAAGCAATTGCCCCGGCGAGGCGTCGACCCCGTTCGATCTCGAGGAGGAGCAACCCCGGCGGCCTGCGCCCTTCGGCATTccgcctcagcagcagcagcaacaaag CTCCACGGATGGGCGCCGTCGCGGGAGCTCTGCGGAAGACGGCGACGGACGGCTCCGGGGACGGAGGAAGAGGAGCAGAAGTGCCGCATCTGCCGCCACCCCGCCGAGCCAGAGCGCCCCCTGCGCCACCCCTGCGCCTGCCGTGGCAACATCCGCTTCGTCCATGATGACTATCAGCTCCGGTGGCTCTCCACCACCCGCCAGCGCCGCTGTGAG gtgtgcGGACAGGAGATCTCCATCCGCCCCATCCACGGTGTGGGTGCCTCGGCCCTGGCAAAGCTTGCGAGTCTCATCGTATCACTGTTGTGCCTCATCCTGACAGTCAAGGTTGCCTTGGAGCTCACCAGCCTGTACCTATGGCGCCTCGCGCTCGCCAGGAGCCGCGCCGAGGCCTTCCGTCTGCTCTCCGCCCGCCCCTTTGAACCCCCCGTCCTTGCTCAACTGGCGCTCCGGGCTGAACGCGTGTTTCACGCAAAGTACGGGGGACGTCGGAGCCGCTGCCAGGTCGCCGTGCTGCGCCTCCTTCAGTTTTCCGTGGCG GTAACAATGGTTGACATGGTTCTGGCCTGTACATCTGCATTTATCCCTTTCACACTTGGAAGGATAATCCTATTGCGCACAGGTGAATTCGACTCCTTTGCTGCAACATCCTCGGTCCTCCTAGTCGGATACGGGTTTATCTTCTCGCTGGCGCTGGGTGCCACTTTCGCTTGGCTTCTTCATACTACTGG GGGCGTCTTCCCGAGACTCGCCAGGGGCTTCCGCGCGCTCTGCCGTCTACCGGAGCTGGCCTGGGACTTCTGCGTCTATGACCTTGATAAGTATGTTGTGGATGAGCCTATTGTCATTGGGCAGAGGTTGGAAGACGTCGCCGACGGTAGGTGA
- the LOC109746616 gene encoding signal peptidase complex subunit 1 — MDWQGQKSAEMLMQVLLVASAVAAFLVGYAMADFQLMLLVYAGGVVLTTLVTVPNWPFFNRHPLKWLDAAEADRHPRPQISSAPATTGGKKKTGKNK; from the coding sequence ATGGATTGGCAGGGGCAGAAGAGCGCGGAGATGCTGATGCAGGTGCTGCTGGtggcgtcggcggtggcggcgtTCCTGGTCGGGTACGCGATGGCCGACTTCCAGCTGATGCTGCTCGTCTACGCCGGCGGGGTTGTCCTCACGACCCTCGTCACCGTCCCCAACTGGCCCTTCTTCAATCGGCACCCGCTCAAGTGGCTCGACGCCGCCGAGGCTGATCGCCACCCCCGCCCTCAGATCAGCAGCGCACCAGCAACGACCGGGGGTAAGAAGAAGACCGGGAAGAACAAGTAG